A DNA window from Mytilus edulis chromosome 14, xbMytEdul2.2, whole genome shotgun sequence contains the following coding sequences:
- the LOC139502933 gene encoding uncharacterized protein produces MEKKDLKINIQKMMRISTDKCESLNFYKYLCQKIGSEEVVRIRRFAFCISDMAKIVRYDRIASGSKAEGLDLNGSDLDFMFHDTQFKVYESETEVNPDGMTVPLIMNTEETQPCFTQLRLLDHHHPYAIVFDILWQKNHLEWMLSSEQYKLVFKSFFAPNLIKLLKMHGPCISDTNEIIDMASCIKCDKWICQAQPWVSRTRTSWPAPEIISKIISYGVLFVPIGCKESVNEDLEWRISFSVAEKFLIYSFSQTQLLCYALLKILLKEVIEKYADMKTLLCSYFLKTVLFWISEEAASNFWRPDNIIPCFMACLQRLLYCVRYSTLLHYFIPENNLFYLRFNAMNKQKLESILNNSYAQGIHCFDSTATLHDYHKQSYNISDLPREMIFRILQKSFKVPRSGYEPLIHFLLHHSRTSFCRGLLALYLSKSCWYEQDVLKDRYLYQFSSENKRKYIKFKYDLSHLLIGVQSDAVSGLLVLASFFYRHNNYVASLTVINYALQKYTDEKIFDELTTSEITYIQKHQLNLMKKEKLYTVLKVLTIHRFELSSRSAIVPHELQLDFTINPNLPFHPLSFAYFLCFLCSYHLHDFKSCRIYLQQLEPSYKSFSLHANCPALSTPIMCGIANQLLGESNRAKQYFQIADMFDHFKMTSAALRLSRNF; encoded by the coding sequence ATCAACATACAGAAAATGATGAGAATTTCGACAGATAAATGTGAATCATtgaatttttacaaatatttatgtCAAAAGATTGGATCTGAGGAAGTTGTGAGAATCAGGAGGTTTGCTTTCTGTATTTCTGACATGGCGAAAATTGTTAGATATGACAGGATAGCTAGTGGGAGTAAAGCTGAAGGACTTGATTTGAATGGCAGTGATCTCGATTTTATGTTTCATGATACGCAGTTCAAGGTGTATGAATCAGAAACAGAAGTCAATCCCGATGGTATGACAGTTCCTTTAATAATGAATACTGAGGAAACCCAACCATGTTTTACACAGTTAAGACTTCTTGATCACCACCATCCATATGCAATTGTTTTCGACATTTTATGGCAAAAAAATCATCTTGAATGGATGCTTTCAAGTGAACAGTACAAACTAGTTTTTAAGTCGTTTTTTGCTCCCAATttgataaagcttttaaaaatgcATGGTCCATGTATATCCGATACAAATGAAATTATTGATATGGCAAGTTGCATTAAATGTGACAAATGGATATGTCAAGCTCAGCCGTGGGTTAGTAGAACACGTACTTCATGGCCTGCACCTGAAATCATTTCCAAAATCATATCTTATGGAGTTTTGTTTGTTCCAATCGGCTGCAAAGAATCAGTAAATGAAGATCTGGAATGGCGAATTTCATTTTCTGTAGCAGAAAAATTTCTTATTTATTCCTTCAGTCAAACGCAACTCTTATGTTATGCCCTCTTAAAAATCTTGCTGAAGGAAGTAATAGAAAAATATGCAGATATGAAAACTTTATTATGTTCATACTTTTTAAAAACAGTATTATTTTGGATTTCAGAAGAAGCAGCATCAAATTTTTGGCGACCAGATAATATTATTCCGTGTTTCATGGCATGTCTACAAAGACTTCTGTATTGTGTAAGATATTCAACCTTGTTACATTATTTTATTCCTGAAAACAATCTTTTTTACTTACGGTTCAATGCTATGAACAAACAAAAGTTAGAAAGCATACTTAATAATTCATATGCGCAAGGCATTCATTGTTTTGATTCTACCGCAACCCTGCATGATTATCATAAGCAATCCTACAACATCAGTGATCTACCAAGGGAAATGATCTTCAGAATACTACAAAAATCATTTAAGGTTCCAAGATCTGGGTATGAACCACTTATACATTTTTTACTACATCATTCAAGAACTAGTTTTTGTAGAGGTTTATTAgctttatatttatcaaagtcaTGTTGGTATGAACAAGATGTTTTAAAAGATCGGTATTTGTATCAATTTAGCTCAGAAAACAAACGCAAGTACATCAAGTTTAAATATGATCTAAGCCATTTATTGATAGGTGTTCAATCAGATGCAGTATCAGGATTGCTGGTGTTAGCTTCATTCTTCTATAGGCATAACAATTACGTTGCCTCATTGACAGTAATAAATTATGCGTTGCAGAAATACACAGATGAGAAAATATTTGATGAATTGACAACTTCTGAGATcacatatatacaaaaacatCAGCTGAAtctaatgaaaaaagaaaaactttataCAGTATTAAAAGTATTAACAATTCATCGTTTTGAATTAAGTTCGAGGTCAGCAATAGTTCCACACGAATTACAACTAGATTTTACAATTAATCCAAACTTGCCTTTTCATCCTTTATCATTTGCATATTTCCTATGTTTTTTATGTTCCTACCATTTACACGACTTTAAATCATGTAGAATCTATTTACAACAACTGGAACCTTCATATAAAAGCTTTAGTCTGCATGCAAATTGTCCTGCTTTAAGTACACCTATCATGTGTGGTATAGCTAACCAGTTATTGGGCGAGAGTAACCGTGCtaaacaatattttcaaatagCTGATATGtttgatcattttaaaatgaCCAGTGCAGCATTACGGTTATCTAGAAATTTCTAA